A portion of the Actomonas aquatica genome contains these proteins:
- a CDS encoding SDR family NAD(P)-dependent oxidoreductase → MNSPDQRIIVTGGATNIGRAITETFLKRGARVVIGQPEPAVARPLIERYGERVAALPVDVGDPEQCRNFVDAAVAKLGGLDVLVNNAAITGPAVVGSLEGVRAADFDRLVRVNLGGAVFCSQAAAPHLRAAGGGVIIHISSVNAIRPQRGAMLYAATKAGVSSLAQSMGAELAADGIRVVAVAPGDIRTPESEQMAGGAPGSAPLGSGEPGDVGEVVAFLCSPQAKYVTATTWLVDGGWIG, encoded by the coding sequence ATGAATTCCCCGGACCAACGCATCATCGTCACGGGCGGTGCCACGAACATCGGCCGTGCGATAACCGAGACGTTTTTGAAACGTGGTGCGCGAGTCGTGATCGGGCAGCCGGAGCCAGCGGTCGCGCGTCCGTTGATTGAGCGCTACGGTGAGCGGGTGGCGGCATTGCCGGTCGATGTGGGGGATCCAGAGCAGTGTCGAAACTTTGTCGACGCGGCGGTCGCGAAGCTCGGGGGGCTGGATGTGCTCGTGAACAACGCAGCAATCACGGGGCCTGCGGTGGTTGGTTCCCTGGAGGGGGTAAGGGCCGCAGATTTCGACCGTCTGGTGCGGGTGAATTTGGGCGGAGCGGTATTTTGTTCCCAAGCCGCCGCACCGCACCTGCGTGCCGCCGGTGGAGGCGTCATCATTCACATTTCGTCGGTCAACGCGATAAGGCCGCAGCGCGGTGCCATGCTGTATGCGGCGACCAAAGCCGGTGTCTCGTCGCTGGCTCAGTCGATGGGGGCCGAATTGGCGGCGGACGGGATCCGGGTGGTGGCGGTGGCACCGGGAGACATTCGCACCCCGGAATCCGAGCAAATGGCGGGTGGTGCACCAGGCAGTGCACCGTTGGGGAGTGGCGAGCCCGGCGACGTCGGCGAGGTGGTCGCGTTTCTCTGTAGTCCTCAGGCAAAGTATGTGACCGCCACCACTTGGCTGGTGGATGGCGGCTGGATCGGTTGA
- a CDS encoding dihydrodipicolinate synthase family protein: protein MPENPRPVFWSAVPTPLTNDLTVDPDAVSRVIDDAVQSGMAGLFLGGTCGEGPWLPDVERRRLVETAAKAANGRLCLAAQVSDNSVPRVRDNIRQMADAGADVAIVSSPATFLNATADRIVDFFAGAVDASELPVGVYDLGEHRPVHLPVDRLAEIYRLPKVCLVKDSSGNVERRAQALAVARERPDLQLFNGDEFRCLEYLEAGYTGMMFGGAIAIAAQMHRIASRWVEGDLETARAEDEAMRQVLFGIYGGSAITCWLTGLKHYLVRRGLFTSEASFLGYPLTDDCRAFIEQLTAESA, encoded by the coding sequence ATGCCTGAAAACCCCCGTCCCGTTTTTTGGTCCGCGGTGCCCACTCCGTTGACGAATGATCTGACTGTAGACCCCGATGCGGTTTCGCGCGTGATTGACGACGCAGTGCAGTCGGGCATGGCCGGCCTTTTCCTCGGTGGAACGTGCGGTGAGGGACCGTGGTTGCCCGACGTCGAGCGTCGTCGCTTGGTCGAGACGGCCGCCAAGGCGGCCAACGGGCGGTTGTGTCTGGCGGCGCAGGTTTCGGATAACTCCGTTCCGCGAGTGCGAGACAATATCCGGCAGATGGCGGACGCCGGAGCCGATGTGGCGATCGTAAGTTCGCCGGCCACCTTTCTGAATGCGACGGCGGATCGCATCGTCGACTTTTTTGCGGGTGCCGTGGATGCCAGCGAACTGCCGGTGGGGGTTTATGACCTTGGCGAACATCGGCCGGTGCATCTGCCGGTGGATCGATTGGCTGAGATCTACCGCCTGCCGAAGGTGTGTTTGGTCAAAGACAGTTCGGGCAACGTGGAGCGACGGGCACAAGCGTTGGCCGTGGCCCGCGAGCGACCCGATTTGCAGCTCTTCAACGGTGACGAGTTTCGCTGTCTTGAATACCTTGAAGCGGGTTACACCGGCATGATGTTTGGTGGTGCCATTGCGATTGCCGCGCAAATGCACCGCATCGCCTCCCGCTGGGTCGAGGGGGACTTGGAGACCGCGCGAGCCGAGGATGAAGCCATGCGTCAGGTGCTGTTTGGCATCTACGGCGGCTCCGCCATCACGTGTTGGTTGACCGGCTTGAAACACTATTTGGTGCGTCGAGGGCTCTTTACGTCGGAGGCCTCTTTTCTGGGCTATCCGCTGACCGATGATTGCCGTGCGTTTATCGAGCAGCTGACTGCTGAGTCGGCGTGA
- a CDS encoding GntR family transcriptional regulator, with translation MISSRVPIEIPTRRSLSSQAAAAIRKAIQEGTWEEFLPSERRLCTLFQVSRPTVRTALHLLAKEGLIDIRQGRRNRLLSKPAPEERSRSQLVGFITHEPLSHMGTPLQLSIGTLRAHLAEQGFLTEVLVCPSGSGKSQQRKLESFIRQNRIFCCVIMSVSRDLQEWLAEKNVPTLVLGSCHPEVSLPSLDIDYRSVCRHAAGVLLSKGHRRMALIVPNSGVAGDLASEEGFKEAVAQRPNAQNATALVVRHNGSTANIITKLNGLFKSTRPPTALLVAKPQHVWVVIIYLLKRGLAVPQDVSLVARDYDRIFETVSPPITHYGFAEATYAERLSRLMLQMVTQGYLSSEPLLIFPKFFPGQTVRRLD, from the coding sequence ATGATAAGCTCCCGCGTTCCGATCGAGATCCCGACCCGCCGCTCACTGTCTTCGCAAGCTGCAGCGGCGATTCGGAAAGCCATTCAAGAAGGAACCTGGGAGGAATTTCTACCGAGCGAGCGGCGCCTCTGCACCTTGTTTCAGGTGAGTCGACCAACGGTTCGCACCGCCCTGCACCTGCTGGCCAAGGAGGGGCTGATCGACATTCGCCAAGGACGTCGCAACCGACTGCTCAGCAAGCCCGCGCCGGAGGAGCGTTCCCGCAGTCAGCTGGTTGGATTCATTACGCATGAGCCTCTTTCGCACATGGGCACGCCTTTGCAACTCAGCATCGGCACCTTGCGGGCCCACCTCGCGGAACAGGGATTCCTCACCGAGGTGTTGGTTTGCCCGAGCGGCAGTGGGAAAAGTCAGCAGCGGAAGCTCGAGAGCTTTATCCGCCAGAACCGCATCTTCTGCTGTGTCATCATGTCGGTGAGCCGCGACCTGCAGGAATGGTTGGCGGAGAAAAACGTGCCCACGCTCGTGCTCGGCTCATGTCATCCTGAGGTCAGCCTGCCATCACTCGATATCGACTACCGCTCCGTCTGCCGCCATGCGGCCGGCGTGCTACTGAGCAAGGGCCATCGTCGCATGGCGTTGATCGTCCCCAACAGCGGCGTGGCTGGCGACCTCGCAAGCGAAGAGGGATTTAAGGAGGCGGTCGCCCAGCGCCCCAACGCCCAAAACGCCACCGCCTTGGTGGTGCGACACAACGGCTCCACCGCCAACATCATCACCAAACTCAACGGCCTGTTTAAATCCACCCGACCGCCCACGGCCCTATTGGTCGCCAAACCCCAGCATGTGTGGGTGGTCATCATCTACCTGCTCAAACGGGGGCTCGCCGTGCCGCAGGACGTCTCTCTGGTAGCACGCGACTACGACCGTATATTCGAAACCGTGAGCCCGCCGATCACCCACTACGGTTTTGCCGAAGCCACCTACGCGGAGCGACTCTCACGCCTCATGTTACAAATGGTGACCCAGGGCTACCTCTCCTCCGAACCCCTGCTCATCTTCCCCAAGTTCTTCCCCGGCCAAACCGTGCGCCGGCTGGACTGA
- a CDS encoding DUF4432 family protein — protein MMKNDENKADLEQTAASAAGQRVRTGQGAEPVATWSGDGAARRLVLRNGLFEVEIWPEKGGAITRYEHRATGIDVIWRNPYGHPPRLRPLDQPMAGGSDLYDVMDGSWYVSLPNGFFAGSYFGAPLGTHGELRSLPWEVVGLEVETDAVRVHLVGRSVRTPLAYHRKLTVRRDDPRMHWEERIHNRSSLRLPVAWLQHPTFGGPLVDGARLLVPAETVRVFAADDPDALQLESGYSGAWPWVPERADGTLRDCSVVPAAGSGGDHSVQLTHLSEGWGCVWNEARNLGFALEWDAERFPYAWSWNSAGGIPTYPLWGEGHILTLQPSTSPVGRFDDLVAGNEVLFVDGGESIATTLTTAFVSRESDARIDRYST, from the coding sequence ATGATGAAAAACGACGAAAACAAAGCTGACCTTGAGCAGACCGCCGCGAGCGCGGCAGGACAACGTGTGAGAACTGGGCAGGGGGCCGAACCAGTGGCCACTTGGAGTGGCGATGGCGCGGCTCGTCGTCTGGTGCTCCGGAACGGACTTTTTGAAGTCGAAATCTGGCCGGAAAAAGGAGGCGCGATCACGCGCTATGAGCATCGCGCGACTGGGATCGATGTGATCTGGCGCAACCCCTATGGCCACCCGCCGCGGCTGCGTCCGCTGGACCAGCCCATGGCTGGCGGCAGTGATCTCTACGACGTGATGGACGGTAGTTGGTATGTATCCTTGCCGAACGGTTTTTTTGCCGGGTCCTACTTCGGTGCTCCTCTTGGAACCCACGGTGAACTGCGCAGTCTGCCGTGGGAGGTGGTGGGGCTGGAGGTCGAAACGGACGCGGTGCGGGTGCATCTGGTCGGGCGTTCGGTGCGCACGCCGCTCGCCTATCATCGCAAGCTTACGGTGCGGCGAGATGATCCGCGGATGCACTGGGAGGAACGGATCCACAACCGGTCCTCGCTGCGTTTGCCGGTAGCGTGGCTGCAACATCCGACCTTCGGTGGACCTCTGGTGGACGGAGCGCGGCTGCTGGTCCCAGCGGAAACCGTGCGGGTATTTGCGGCGGATGATCCTGACGCTCTGCAATTGGAATCCGGATACAGTGGGGCATGGCCCTGGGTGCCGGAGCGGGCGGACGGCACACTGCGGGATTGCAGCGTCGTCCCGGCAGCCGGATCGGGCGGAGATCATTCGGTGCAGCTGACGCATTTGAGCGAGGGTTGGGGCTGCGTGTGGAACGAAGCCCGCAATCTGGGGTTTGCGCTCGAGTGGGATGCGGAACGCTTTCCGTATGCTTGGTCCTGGAATTCAGCAGGCGGCATTCCCACTTACCCGCTGTGGGGAGAAGGCCATATTCTTACCTTACAGCCGAGCACCTCGCCGGTGGGGCGATTTGATGACCTGGTCGCTGGGAATGAGGTGCTGTTTGTTGATGGAGGCGAGAGCATCGCAACAACTCTTACCACTGCATTCGTCTCGCGGGAGAGTGACGCCCGCATTGATCGCTATTCCACATGA
- a CDS encoding arylsulfatase, which yields MKPLCLLIGFLIAALTTRAAEPTRPNIVMIIADDLGYSDLGSYGGEIATPHLDQLAADGTRFTQFYNNAVCNVTRISVYTGQYPRQSTRPLLQPNTVTLAEALRAAGYATSLIGKWHLGDEAPRRPIDRGFEHSYGVLSGACNFFDPAQPDPEFYTGHPGHFRPFVRDGQPITEFPEGFYTTDAFAAEAADQIRAAVAAGRPFFVNLAYTAPHFPLQAPAADIARQRGRYAAGYAVLRERRFARQVELGIVDPDTTTLTAPDPQTSDFRYDYAVTPWAELSAAERELEERRMEVYAAMVERLDHGVGEVLAALEETGQAENTIVLFFSDNGGCASLPEATRMADYRAYNAAASSIGAVDSYEFVGPAWGWAQNAPFRRHKVWTYEGGIGTPMIVRWPGQLVPGTISSTLGHVVDLMPTLLAAAQADYGSLAEQRDAPPLAGRDLLPVWRGEESDVRAEPLCWELMGNRAVRDGRWKLVWGAGKQRWELYDLDTDRAETKDLAEHYPARAAALAAVWEHWADRVGATR from the coding sequence ATGAAACCCCTGTGCCTCCTGATCGGTTTCCTAATCGCGGCGCTGACGACCCGGGCTGCTGAGCCGACCCGGCCCAACATTGTCATGATCATCGCGGATGATCTGGGCTACTCGGATCTCGGTTCCTACGGCGGCGAAATCGCGACCCCGCATCTCGATCAACTTGCCGCTGACGGCACGCGCTTCACGCAGTTCTACAACAACGCGGTCTGCAACGTCACCCGCATCTCCGTCTACACCGGACAGTATCCCCGGCAATCGACGCGACCGTTGCTGCAGCCCAATACGGTGACCTTGGCCGAAGCCCTGCGCGCCGCCGGTTACGCCACCAGCCTGATCGGCAAATGGCATCTTGGCGACGAAGCCCCGCGAAGGCCGATCGACCGTGGATTTGAGCACAGTTACGGCGTGCTCAGCGGGGCCTGCAACTTCTTCGACCCGGCGCAACCGGACCCGGAATTCTATACCGGCCATCCCGGTCATTTCCGTCCCTTCGTGCGCGACGGTCAGCCCATCACGGAATTCCCGGAGGGCTTCTATACGACCGACGCTTTTGCCGCGGAGGCGGCGGATCAGATCCGGGCGGCGGTGGCGGCCGGACGACCGTTTTTCGTCAACCTGGCCTATACCGCGCCTCATTTTCCGCTGCAGGCACCGGCGGCGGACATTGCCCGGCAGCGCGGCCGTTATGCCGCGGGATATGCGGTGTTGCGCGAGCGACGTTTTGCGCGGCAGGTTGAACTCGGTATCGTTGATCCGGATACGACGACGCTCACGGCCCCGGATCCGCAGACCAGCGATTTTCGCTACGACTACGCCGTGACGCCCTGGGCCGAACTGAGCGCAGCGGAGCGCGAGTTGGAGGAACGGCGCATGGAAGTCTATGCGGCGATGGTCGAGCGGCTTGATCACGGCGTGGGGGAGGTGCTGGCGGCGTTGGAGGAAACCGGGCAGGCAGAAAACACCATTGTGCTGTTCTTTTCCGACAACGGCGGCTGCGCCAGTCTACCGGAAGCGACCCGCATGGCGGATTATCGGGCCTACAATGCGGCGGCTTCCAGCATCGGCGCGGTCGACAGCTATGAGTTTGTGGGACCAGCCTGGGGTTGGGCGCAGAACGCGCCGTTTCGCCGTCACAAGGTATGGACCTACGAAGGCGGCATCGGCACCCCGATGATTGTGCGTTGGCCGGGGCAGTTGGTGCCGGGGACCATAAGTTCCACCCTCGGTCATGTGGTGGATCTCATGCCCACGCTGCTGGCAGCGGCGCAGGCGGATTACGGCTCATTGGCCGAGCAGCGTGATGCTCCGCCGTTGGCAGGACGCGATCTCCTACCGGTTTGGCGGGGAGAGGAGTCGGACGTGCGGGCGGAGCCTTTGTGCTGGGAGCTGATGGGTAATCGCGCGGTGCGGGATGGTCGCTGGAAGCTCGTGTGGGGTGCCGGTAAGCAGCGCTGGGAACTCTACGATTTAGATACTGACCGTGCGGAGACAAAGGATCTCGCGGAGCATTATCCCGCGCGAGCGGCGGCGCTGGCTGCGGTGTGGGAGCACTGGGCGGATCGCGTCGGCGCTACTCGTTGA
- a CDS encoding TonB-dependent siderophore receptor, with protein MNKRLKLGVLSLSLLAAHHGQAQAVSSSNTSSETSDDVVQMSPFVTSTSDDEGYQAQQTVVGSRSAQDLIDLPASVGIINLQQIEDLAATSVHDVLRYGVSGVTQNQSFNDDVNIRGFRAGTPLRNGALRNATNKGAPLFDVERVEVLKGPGAMLNGSNGGIGGTVNYVTRQPTATPQGEVQLSFTDQSAVRMETNVSGPLLRFDDLDVNYRVTLGYLDSDEPRGKAMEWEDQKFYGGALAFYNKNGTSLTINGYYWENNDYLYLHDFLDITQTPDPVSGLIPAVFNQNSTPDFRPGRAQDAFWPLESSTIDVTFLTQLTENSNLRAAYYYAHHDDRRRNNRGISVQADNYTLNRQDVRNNNTSNSHSYQIDYLHEFELDWVTINSTLGVDGSVNDGLFYQVVLTMPTLDTRNPDYTADAAWFAQFPNDDAYFVNLPAGVTGSPTRRKSHNTNLSYYFQENISFLDERLTFVGGLRWFETDGYTDNFITGETTHADPTNFKVHKYGVVFKITPSLSIYATDAQNVFPAAPGFTDRFDQSDQLGEPFRDSEGKLREVGLKFNHELTENLRIYGSLVAFEMEQTNIRTFGILPESGNMGLIQSAKDSADGWETDLGFQLDTAGGRADIILTYFNGDSAIADDEGEDYVRQTNAFVPEKISLLAKYSWTEGPLSGLRAGLGIEDESKKRYGAFILDRPLLADAFVGYTFNETWDAQLNLNNLTDERYIVQTAANGLVQASDTFRAKLTVSYRW; from the coding sequence ATGAATAAACGACTCAAGCTGGGGGTGCTTTCACTATCCCTCCTCGCGGCTCATCACGGCCAGGCTCAAGCGGTCTCTTCCTCGAACACGTCCTCCGAGACCTCGGACGATGTGGTTCAAATGTCACCCTTCGTCACCTCGACCAGTGACGACGAAGGTTATCAGGCGCAACAAACGGTGGTCGGCAGCCGCTCGGCGCAGGACCTCATCGATTTGCCCGCCAGCGTGGGCATCATCAACCTGCAACAAATCGAGGATCTGGCCGCAACCTCGGTGCACGACGTGCTGCGTTATGGCGTGAGCGGCGTGACCCAAAACCAGTCTTTCAACGACGACGTCAACATCCGCGGCTTTCGCGCCGGGACTCCGCTGCGCAATGGCGCCCTCCGTAATGCCACCAACAAAGGAGCACCGCTCTTCGATGTGGAACGGGTGGAAGTCCTGAAGGGACCGGGTGCGATGCTCAACGGCTCCAACGGCGGTATCGGTGGCACGGTGAACTATGTGACCCGCCAACCGACCGCCACGCCGCAGGGAGAGGTCCAGCTATCGTTCACGGATCAGTCAGCGGTGCGCATGGAGACCAACGTTTCCGGGCCGCTCCTCCGTTTTGACGATCTCGATGTCAACTATCGCGTCACTCTGGGCTACCTCGATTCGGACGAACCTCGGGGCAAGGCGATGGAGTGGGAGGACCAGAAGTTCTACGGTGGTGCGCTCGCTTTTTATAACAAGAACGGCACCAGCCTCACCATCAATGGCTACTACTGGGAGAACAACGACTACCTCTACCTGCACGACTTCCTCGATATCACCCAGACCCCCGATCCGGTCTCCGGACTGATTCCGGCCGTGTTCAATCAAAACTCCACGCCGGACTTCCGACCCGGTCGCGCGCAGGATGCCTTTTGGCCGTTGGAGAGTTCGACGATCGATGTGACTTTCCTGACGCAGTTGACGGAGAACAGCAACTTGCGCGCGGCTTACTACTACGCCCACCACGATGACCGTCGCCGCAACAACCGTGGCATTTCCGTGCAGGCCGACAACTACACGTTGAACCGGCAGGACGTGCGCAACAACAACACCAGCAACAGTCACAGCTACCAGATCGACTACCTGCACGAGTTCGAACTCGATTGGGTTACGATCAACTCCACGCTGGGTGTCGATGGCAGTGTGAACGACGGTTTGTTCTACCAGGTCGTGCTCACCATGCCGACCCTCGACACGCGGAATCCCGATTATACGGCCGATGCCGCCTGGTTCGCCCAGTTCCCGAACGACGATGCCTACTTCGTTAACCTGCCGGCTGGCGTCACGGGCTCGCCGACGCGCCGCAAGTCGCACAACACCAATCTCTCCTACTATTTCCAGGAAAACATCTCGTTCCTCGACGAGCGTCTGACGTTTGTTGGCGGCCTGCGTTGGTTTGAGACCGATGGTTACACCGATAACTTCATCACGGGTGAAACGACCCACGCAGATCCCACCAACTTCAAGGTGCACAAGTATGGTGTCGTTTTCAAAATCACCCCGAGTCTCTCGATCTACGCCACCGATGCACAGAACGTCTTCCCCGCCGCTCCGGGTTTCACCGACCGTTTCGACCAATCCGACCAGCTGGGTGAACCGTTCCGGGACTCCGAAGGCAAGCTGCGCGAAGTGGGTCTCAAGTTTAACCACGAGCTCACCGAGAACCTGCGCATCTACGGTTCGCTGGTCGCGTTTGAAATGGAGCAGACCAACATCCGCACCTTCGGCATTCTGCCGGAATCGGGCAACATGGGCCTCATCCAGTCGGCCAAAGACTCTGCGGACGGTTGGGAAACCGACCTCGGCTTCCAGTTGGACACCGCCGGTGGTCGCGCCGACATCATCCTGACCTATTTCAACGGTGACTCCGCCATCGCCGATGACGAAGGCGAGGACTACGTTCGCCAGACCAACGCCTTCGTGCCGGAAAAGATCAGCCTGTTGGCCAAGTATTCCTGGACCGAAGGACCGCTCTCCGGGTTACGCGCCGGTCTCGGTATCGAAGATGAATCCAAGAAGCGCTACGGCGCCTTCATCCTTGATCGTCCGCTGCTGGCCGATGCCTTCGTGGGCTACACGTTCAACGAAACCTGGGACGCCCAACTCAACCTGAACAACCTGACCGACGAGCGCTACATTGTGCAAACTGCGGCCAACGGTCTGGTCCAGGCATCCGATACCTTTCGCGCCAAACTGACGGTTTCCTACCGCTGGTAG
- a CDS encoding dihydrodipicolinate synthase family protein — protein MTTTAVKNADDTWGILGTAVVPWNRDGEFDEGCFRQLVATLAKGLTKQLYIFGTAGEGYAVSDQQYARISQTFLGACREHRAEPMIGIISLSLPTIQGRIEQGRDLGCRTFQLSLPAWGVLNDVELDRFFAETCGRFPDCEFHHYNLRRSGRLLTSVEYRRVADAHSNLVGVKASTRDPAVVADLLTMSPRLKFFFTEFGYELARRITPQVGLLISLAAVDFAFARDFVSADAFRRKQMLPALEFLSGGIREIAAGGMHIDGAFDKMIARCALPEFPLRLLPPYVGATDADYEKFRTFLPSARG, from the coding sequence ATGACTACAACTGCAGTGAAAAACGCGGACGACACTTGGGGCATCTTGGGCACGGCGGTGGTTCCATGGAACCGTGACGGAGAATTTGACGAAGGCTGTTTTCGCCAGCTGGTGGCCACGTTGGCCAAGGGGCTGACAAAGCAGCTCTACATCTTCGGCACCGCGGGTGAAGGTTACGCGGTTTCGGATCAGCAATATGCTCGGATATCGCAGACCTTTTTGGGCGCCTGCCGGGAGCACAGAGCGGAACCCATGATTGGGATCATTTCGCTGTCGCTGCCCACCATTCAGGGACGCATTGAGCAAGGTCGGGATTTGGGCTGTAGGACCTTTCAACTATCGCTGCCGGCTTGGGGCGTTTTGAACGATGTCGAGTTGGATCGGTTTTTTGCGGAGACCTGCGGGCGGTTTCCCGACTGCGAGTTTCATCATTACAACCTGCGCCGAAGTGGTCGGTTGTTGACCTCGGTGGAGTATCGCCGCGTGGCGGACGCGCATTCCAATTTGGTTGGAGTGAAGGCCAGCACCCGGGACCCGGCGGTGGTGGCGGATCTGCTGACGATGTCTCCGCGATTGAAGTTCTTTTTCACCGAATTTGGCTACGAGCTCGCGCGTCGAATCACTCCGCAGGTCGGACTGCTGATATCCTTGGCTGCCGTCGATTTTGCTTTCGCGCGGGACTTCGTCAGCGCCGATGCCTTCCGGCGAAAACAGATGCTGCCGGCTTTGGAGTTCCTCAGTGGAGGGATTCGTGAAATCGCGGCCGGTGGGATGCATATCGATGGTGCGTTCGACAAAATGATCGCGCGGTGTGCGTTGCCCGAGTTTCCGCTGCGCCTGCTGCCGCCCTATGTCGGTGCGACCGACGCAGACTACGAAAAATTCCGCACCTTCTTGCCCTCGGCAAGGGGATGA
- a CDS encoding threonine synthase, whose translation MTNSSHPPIASAARNPAALSMGEGNTPLIRSRSIGPALGLRELWFKYEGANPTGSYKDRFAVAAVSRLVEQGKRLCLGTSSGNTGAAVAAYCARAGISCHLAIVEGAPEGKLRQMRAYGADLLRIRGFGTSPAVTQEVMQGLAKLAADLNGGVEVSAYALSPHGMAGVESLGHELAAALQDRNFEVFSPAGGGGLTLAVARGLRTAGARAAVHCVQPEGNDTIAGPLRRGETKAIAQDSLTQISGLQVGAVLDGNEVIAACRASGGQGHVVRDVAVWAMQARLAREEGVFCEPAGAVALTGLVEAVRNEDVDTHAPVVCLVTGSGFKDERSVLRMTGVDETPTVGGWMDFVAKVTNSE comes from the coding sequence ATGACGAACTCATCACACCCACCTATCGCATCAGCTGCACGGAATCCGGCGGCTCTATCCATGGGGGAGGGCAATACGCCTTTGATCCGCTCGCGTAGTATCGGTCCGGCCTTGGGATTGCGGGAGCTTTGGTTTAAATACGAAGGCGCGAATCCCACCGGCTCTTACAAAGATCGTTTTGCAGTGGCGGCCGTTTCCCGGCTGGTAGAGCAGGGCAAACGACTCTGTCTTGGCACGTCCAGCGGCAATACCGGTGCGGCTGTCGCGGCCTACTGCGCACGGGCCGGAATCAGCTGCCACCTGGCGATCGTGGAGGGGGCCCCCGAAGGCAAACTGCGGCAAATGCGGGCCTATGGGGCGGACCTTTTGCGCATCCGCGGCTTCGGCACCTCGCCGGCGGTCACGCAGGAGGTGATGCAGGGGCTGGCGAAGTTGGCCGCTGATTTGAATGGCGGGGTGGAGGTCAGTGCCTACGCCCTGTCGCCACACGGCATGGCGGGGGTGGAGTCGCTGGGGCATGAACTGGCGGCAGCGCTTCAGGATCGGAACTTTGAAGTTTTCAGTCCGGCAGGCGGCGGTGGTCTGACCCTCGCGGTGGCCCGTGGTTTGCGGACGGCGGGCGCGCGGGCGGCCGTCCATTGTGTTCAACCCGAAGGCAACGACACCATTGCCGGGCCTTTGCGTCGCGGCGAAACTAAGGCGATAGCTCAGGACTCGTTGACCCAGATCAGTGGTCTGCAGGTTGGTGCGGTGCTGGATGGCAACGAAGTCATCGCAGCCTGTCGTGCTTCGGGTGGGCAGGGACATGTGGTCCGTGACGTAGCGGTGTGGGCGATGCAGGCCCGGTTGGCGCGGGAAGAGGGGGTCTTTTGTGAGCCGGCTGGCGCGGTGGCGCTGACGGGACTGGTCGAGGCCGTTCGTAACGAGGATGTGGATACACATGCGCCGGTGGTTTGCCTGGTGACAGGGTCGGGGTTCAAAGATGAACGCTCGGTATTGCGAATGACTGGCGTCGACGAGACGCCCACGGTGGGCGGTTGGATGGACTTCGTAGCCAAAGTGACGAATTCGGAGTGA
- a CDS encoding succinylglutamate desuccinylase/aspartoacylase family protein, protein MSNVASKIGYSFKSLGPGFHHHRFTSGDVGFDAWIWRGQPGPVLVLNGGTHGDEYEGPTLLRQWIDNWRPGDLRGTVVMIPVLNEGAFFAGARCHPFDSANLARAFPGSATGTETARLAHLFESAVLAQATHYVDLHSGGNAYELHPWVGYMIAAGKIDREQRAMSACFDRFWCWAAPFLPGRTLSATHKRRIPSIYVECRGAGGVRPEDLSALDHGLHNLLRHLGCVAGEIGPLAKQRFRSSRDAGEAHLQIHHPAPHDGLFACNINLGESVRADQPIGLVWPLSEGDPSVIRAERAGTVVACRRQRSVRRGDALFTLAPL, encoded by the coding sequence ATGTCCAATGTCGCTTCCAAAATTGGCTATTCCTTCAAGTCCCTCGGGCCCGGGTTCCATCACCATCGCTTCACCTCCGGCGACGTGGGGTTCGATGCCTGGATCTGGCGTGGCCAACCCGGCCCCGTCCTGGTGCTGAACGGCGGCACTCACGGCGACGAATACGAGGGGCCCACCCTGCTCCGCCAATGGATCGACAATTGGCGTCCCGGCGACCTGCGCGGCACGGTGGTCATGATTCCGGTGCTCAACGAGGGCGCATTCTTTGCCGGGGCCCGTTGCCACCCATTTGACAGTGCCAATCTCGCCCGCGCGTTTCCCGGTTCCGCCACCGGCACCGAAACCGCGCGTCTGGCCCACCTCTTCGAGTCCGCGGTGCTCGCGCAGGCGACGCACTACGTCGACCTGCACAGCGGTGGCAACGCCTACGAGCTGCATCCATGGGTTGGATACATGATTGCCGCCGGCAAGATCGACCGCGAACAGCGCGCCATGTCCGCGTGCTTTGATCGTTTCTGGTGTTGGGCCGCGCCCTTTCTGCCGGGCCGCACCTTGAGTGCCACCCACAAGCGCCGCATTCCCTCCATTTACGTCGAGTGTCGCGGGGCTGGCGGCGTTCGCCCGGAAGACTTGTCGGCGCTGGATCACGGATTGCACAACCTGCTCCGCCATCTGGGCTGCGTGGCCGGAGAAATCGGCCCGCTGGCCAAACAACGCTTCCGGAGTTCGCGGGATGCAGGTGAGGCTCACCTGCAGATTCACCATCCCGCCCCACACGACGGTCTGTTCGCATGCAACATCAACCTCGGTGAGTCGGTGCGGGCCGATCAACCGATCGGCTTGGTCTGGCCGTTGTCGGAAGGAGATCCGAGCGTCATTCGCGCCGAGCGGGCGGGCACCGTGGTCGCATGCCGCCGTCAACGCTCGGTGCGTCGGGGTGACGCGTTGTTCACCTTGGCCCCACTTTGA